The sequence gccATGTCTTCTCCTATGTAAAGTTTTGTTTGCGCGTCGTCCGCCTCTAGGTTTATTtcaccaatgggtaggcccattgtgtctgtgtgccatccgtgtcttccattcccgagtacgtctaggcaacgacgccaaatgtttgccctctcgggtgaatacttaaagcatgAAGTACGTAATGCAGAACAATGCCATAGATATTAGACAAGTATTAGAtgtgttattccattcataattcatgtcctttacaagttacaatgaggagtatataaagataccgagggggtgcgagcgccaaccatcGCACcacaactaccacccctcggttgccaactaacaaacccaattacgacttaattaactattcttattcccgtatacaataatgcggctaacaaAGAACATACAAACTAATTTGAGTAATTATAAAAAATCAtacaattttagatttttttattatgtCTACATATTTTCTTATGTCTATATATTAGATCACATTTAATTATTCATCATTAGAATAAGAGAAATAGATCAAGAAATTTTACTTTGATAATAGTTGACTAAAATTTGAATTATCAAACTATGTACATATATTTTCTTATGAACATATTAAAtaacattccattattcatcacAAAATAAGAATATTAGATCCAAGGAAAATGAGTTGTTACATTTATGAAAAGGAGATGCAAATTTTAAATGGATCTGTTTTATAGACATTTTCATAAGTTAATCATTTGCATAGATTCTAAAAAACATTTTATAGTGTAAAAATATTCTGCACAATttagatttttaaattaatttgcaTTCTTTCATATTAAAAATTAGATATTTTATACTCATTCATTTATATTATAAACAATGATCATTATTACAGACAATTTATAGATTCTGCAATTCTACACCTTCCAAAATattaaaacaatttttaaattcTACAATTCTACACCATCcaaaatattattcaaaatataTAATACTATCCACGCAACCATTGCACCTCTTAATACAAATGTTATCTTATTTGAAAATAAGTTACATATACTATATGAGTATAGACGTATATATAAAGTCAAACGCATAAATATCATAACAGAAAGGGAGGACATAGACAAAGATATGTAGACAAGCAAAGAAAGTTGAAACAACCCATGTGTTGCTTGTTATTTAGGATGGACGAGGTGTGATTCGAGCTTCCAATGGATACTTCATGGACATGAGCACGTTTGTAATATCCCTAGTAAGATCGGGAGGACTACCTTCCTTAACGCATCCCCACTCGAATGCTTTAAGCAAATTGGCAAGAGTGATGGGAACATACACGCTCGCCACGTCCATTCCTGCGCACACCCGCCTTCCTGCTCCAAACGGAAGATATGCCATTCTCACCTCATTCTTCCGCATAAATCTCTCAGGCCTGAACTCCTCCGGCTCTTCCCACACCTCAGGATCATTCGACACGCTATGTAGATTGAAAAGGACTGCTGACTTTGCAGGTATGGTGATGCCCATCACCTTACACTCCTTTTCCGTCTGGTGAATAACCCCAAGTGGCGCAATTGATTCTTTTCTCAGCGTTTCCTTCACCACACTTTGCAAGTACGGCAGCTTCCTCAAATCCTCTAAACCGAACAACCCACCTTTTCCTTCCTGCGCTGCTTGGCTAATCTCATGATAAGCCCTCTCTTGGACTTGAGGATTGGTTATCAGGTAAGCCAGAGCCCATTCAATGGCCGTAGATGTGCTGTCGACTGCAAGAAGACACAGCTCATACATACTGAAAGCTATTTCTTCATCGGATAACTTGGACTTGTCTTCACCTTCCTCCCCTTCGTCAATGGATAGTAAACAGTTCAAGAAACTGCTGGGAGCACTTCGCTTAAAGTATTCTCTATAACTGCGAGCAAATCGGATTAAAGGCACCAGAAGACGCAGAACATCAGCTCTCAGAGACTTCCATTTTCTTTCCGTTCTGATTGATGAAGGAACAAAGAAACGAGCAGGAGGAAATGAATCCAGAAACACATCTGCATCTTTAGTCAGATTAATATCTTCTTCTATGAATTCTTCCAGCTTGGACAAGAAAATCTCGTCTTGAAAGTCCAAGCCAAAGCATAAGTGGGCCATAAAACTCATCCCCATCATTTTGAAGGAATGAAAGGGCTTCACCACACTAttcttctctttcatctctttttctAGTTTCTTGATGAGTTTATTCGCAGCTTCCTGGTGAGAAGAGCTTTGAAGTGCAACGTGGACGGGGCTGAGAACATTGTTGTGCAGAACCTTTCTGAGCTTAGTCCAGTGCTCGTTGTAGGGAGAACTAATCATAGTCCTGAAAGAGGCACTGGTAAATTGCCTAGAGTAGGGTGACGGTCGACCAGAAAAATTGGTGGCCTGGTTAACCAGCGCCTCCCAGATTGAAGATTGGCCGGTGAGGACTATAAGTGGCGATGGGCCCATCCAAACTGTGATGACAGGACCATATGTTTTGGCCATGTCTGTCAAGGTGGAAAGAAGATTTCCACCCTTACTTAGCTGATGCAAGTTGCCTAATAATGGTAGCCTTGGTGGAGATGGGGGCCATTTCGTCTCTTTAGTTGATGAGAACAGAAAAGCTAGAGCAACAAATGTGGAAATGAGTGAAGCTGCTACAAGGAAAATAAACGTCCCTTGTACAGTGGGATTGTGAAGGAAATGAAAAGCGGGAAGATAATTCACAACAACCAGCGTTTGTTCCATCACTAATGAATGGACTGCTTAGAGAGCTGTGATTGTCGTTGCAACTCATGCATAGATTGCACATATAAATACACTGAGATATCCGATTTTGGGGTGTGTTCGGAGTTGATTTTATTTTCAAAACGTGAAAGTGTTCGTAAGCATTCTGGATTTCTATCCTGCTACGCATGTGTTTAGACTGTGCTGTATTCCACGTAATTCTAAGACCTTTACAATATTCAAGATTAACGGTCCACGGTTCTCAATATACACGATTTAAATGTCTTTTCCGCCAGATCTTTTGTTACACAGTGGGAAAATGGTGGGCAGCGTATCATGATATTTTTCTTGCACGACACATTATAtacacataataataataataatattatctttctttaataatattattatctgGTCAAGAACGATTTTTTTACCTAACTGTGCTACAAATGAGGCATACATACATTACCCCTAATGGAATTTGAACTTGTACAGGGTTTTAGCAACAAATCATTGAGATCATAAACTTGAAAGGCAAAGATCACAACTCAACTAATGAATTCAACTAGAGAAAGTGGAGAAATGAAAGTAGCAGGTGCAGCGTGTAGAACTCCCAACTAGATCAATAACTCCTCTCTTGAAATGTCCAAGCTAAACATGCTGAAATGAGAGGGTACATAACCATTGGAGCATAAAGAACCAAAGTAACATATGAATAACCCCCTCTAATGACCAAAGAAGACTCCATCATTAAATCTTTTGTCGTTGTCAATATTTTCCCAGTAGGGACTAGAATCGAGAACCAATATTTGATAAAACCAATGAAGAACAAGAGCATCACACCACTATCATGAATGCCCTTCATTTGCATCCTACAATTTGtttccaaatttttttattttctcttgaaTTTCATCCATTTTTGATAAGGTCATGGCTCAAGCTAGGTGTAGTTTGCAAAATGCAAATGTTAAGGGATAAGATCACACAAACCATGTGAATTTCAATATGCAAGGGAACAAAGGAATGGGAGAAAACAACCAAACAATGAAACCTCCAGATAAAGTCGATGATGATTTGTCTTAGGGTTTGACTGATGATATTATGGAGAGAGGATAGATCAAGAAGTGTAGCTCTCCAAGACCATGCATGAATGAAGAAGGCTAGGAGAGTGGAGAAGACGAAACACCACAACTGGTGAGCATGAGCACATAGCTAGAAAACATGCTTGATAGAGTCTTTTTCGGTGCAAAATGGACACAGTAGAGGTGGGAAGATGAAAGAGAACCTACCACCAACAGGTAAATCGATATGGAGCACTTTCTACGTTTTTAATTGAGGCTAACAATTAGCCattgatttccaaatttgaaagctTAACTTATTCCAACATGATTTACTAAGTTTGCATTTCTATTTAGCATTGAGTCTTGGCACAAATACAATAGTTGGAAGTAGTTGTTTGTAAATGATTTTAAGAGGACAATTTTGCATATTTTGTGTTGGGTCATTTCCAATCCTTCGAGAAGTTATCATGGTAAAGGGAAAATAACAAATAGACCAGCTCGAGAGTCACCATCTATTGAATATTCAAAAGAGTATATTTGtctgaagatgataaattgaaTAGGCCTTTTAACTGCTGCCTGAAGAACCAATTGAAATTGGTAGGGTGCCACAAATCACAAAAGGCTTGAATTCCATTCTTAAAGAGTTATTTTCCATTCAAATTTTTAATATAGCCAAGAGTTTTGTTGTCCCACTGAATAAGATGGTTCAGAAGTAGCAAAGCTAAGACCATGACTCATAGGTTGGTCAAAACAAGTAATTTTACTAGAGGCAATTTGTCAACCAGACCAAATAGAGTTAAAAGGCACAAACCCATGAATTTTAAAACTAGGTGAACTTTTAGATCAATGTCCAAATCCACAATTGTGATATTAAATAAAACTGATAATTTCACCTTGGTATGCAAAGGGTACACCAAAGAGGAATTCAAGGTCAATTAGAAAAAAGTTAgtctattttttgcatatatttttaGAACACATAACTTTGATTGGTAGACCATTTAGAAAATCATATTGTTTGTACAACATAGATCTTAAGGGTGGCtggaagaagttgagtcccacttttgggcaaaaagtggaagtgttttctttgtttttcaaattttctatcaatTGATGTCACAAGTTGAGgcacctagagattgaatctcagaaAACTTTAGTAATTGAAAATGTAGCgctcggagtctacttttcaaatatctaatttatttcaatacccacatggtagaaattgagTTTTAGTatgcatgtttaaaaaccactttttcaaaatgcctatttcaggaccatagcACACGTTTACGGCCACCATTTTTTgacaaataaatgatttttttcaaatctatttgggaaacgatacctaagacaccaaatattgatgagaatatttttacttatttttttattgaatatatttttttgttgttaatttttaactgacaataatgtacattttcaaaacattgggtgtatgaccaccataatttgatgaaaatttcatatttaaaaaaagtttaatcttcaaaataattgtatgtaaaTTGATGCaatgtattttatttttctaaaaacctaAAAAACAAAAATGTTATTAAAGTTTTACCAAACCTCAGTATTTTAGGTTTGCAAACCACTCTTGACTAATAAATAacgcaaaaatagtaaaaataatcttatcactatgaattttacatttttgaaatcaagACACTGAGAAATCTAATggtttttcatttcatcaaaaatttcgatcaggaaggccctcaaaaaattaggccaaggtagaaatctgatattcttttgccttagccattttttttgaggtccaagcataggctggGTCCCATCAAGCCTAACTCGAAGCCAAAACCAAGGCAGAGGGTTGTTTACCGCTCCAACTTTTATGAAACGGGCGCctattatttgaaattcaaaaaacgaACGTCGTTTCTCTTAGTACCATTGAAAGCGAAACGAGCACCCATTTTTTAGAAACGAGCACCCATTTTtagaaacgggcacccatttttagAAACGTGTAACCGATTTGAAAACGGGCACCTGTTTCATTCAAATAATGAAGGCCCATTTCTTAAAAGATTCGTTGGGCAAAAAACTGGCCGACAAGGACaaatttcaatgattgaatgattattcAATCATTATCCAATAATTTTGATCTACAAAGAGAATTTTTTGTTAAATAattctcttttcttgtcttgttATCGACTTGACAAGGAGAtccattcaaatttaaatttttgtgtagccatgggatcaaatcaacgcaaAAAGAGGCGAAGGAAGGTTTTGACAGCTGAAGACATTACAACAAATAGAGAGGAGGAAAAACGTCAACGAGTAAGAAGAGAAAGAAttaaacaattgaacaatattgGAGTTTTAAGTTTAACAATCGTTTCAGAGGAAGAGAACATCGAGGACACCATAAATGCTAAAGAAGGAAACATAGTAGAACcaaatttaggtgcatcttctaatccattattggatataggtatgtcttcacaaccccatgtttattctcatgaacaaattggtgatttagtagaagcaggttactgaTTAAATCAAaccccaattgaaaatcaaaccccaactCAAAGTAAAACTCAaaatgaaactgaaattgaaaccgaaattgaaaccccaattgaaattgaaaatcgaccagcatttgaaataaataatgtggatgtagacatcgaaacaccaattgaaaaagaaacatgtttgaatgataatgaaatgaatgaatattttcaaattaaaagtgatgtgctagacaatcttcctggcttggtttcaaacccaagaagaaagatgaatctttaaaacaagttgtattgaCCGTTGCTAGCACATTTGATACAATCGGAAagaaagtcattctaaagataggaATGTGGCACAACGAGCAATAACAACACCTTTAGTAAGCAAAACAACTTCTGATAAAAGAATGATGACTAACATaactggatatcttaatattcattgtaAAAATTTGTCAAGAGTTGTAAAGagaagagttaactttgaaagtgatccggcaaacaatttgtggacttttagtggtagatgACCAATTTCTGATAcaaaacttactggtgaagtcaaaactttgattaaaaaattctggcatgataatacaagattatcacctaatgctagagatgtgcttaaattaagagttgggtcaaaaattcatgatccacatccaaaacaccttttggacatgactcaaactaaattgtacaaaaaaaatttggatgataaggtgttaacTATTAGCATTAGTCAAAGGTCTTTtcaaaagtgtaaaccttggtatgtttggattaacaaggaaagagtcacatgttgttgcaaaattcATGTTCAATTCTGTTACcatatgatgtatttcgatatatacgtgttaccatgcatagtaatggaatgttgcaAGAATGTGATATAAATATACCACCctaaactataaaggagtttatgtcAGGATTGTTTTGCAACCCACCTAATGAGCAATATTTTCTttccaatgcatgtgtttctgatgtatgtgatatatgtggcaatcttgcattgttggatgaatttttgcatgaaaatatttcaattgattttggacaacaattacttgatgtaaaaaaaatttaaattgttgagtatccattgaaggatggaaaggttagAAGATGGTGGGATCTAATTACTGAAAAAGTTATtgtcatgcatttatgaatgaatttaagagtaagatcatacctaaatatgttaaacactctcaaaattctagatggctcgatggtcaattTCAAATATGTAAgaatacatttcctattggtagtatactttcggtcattgactttgtagagaactacatgcttgcaccacaagatgaggtccaatcacaatattacaattcGGTGCAAGTAgcaatttttgttcatattgtctataggcatgcacctgaTAGTAGAGAAGAGGattgtaaaattttgagagagtaccatttttatatgagtgataataaattacactcagcagagtttgtctagtattgcttcaagaccttttatgagaatttgagggagagaaattcagatgacacaacatctaatatggtcaaataattgcataGGGCAATTCAATAATGcgagaatgttttattggttgagtaggatacataagaaaactaatatcgaacacatgtggagtttttttgaggctagacataggaaaggagaacatgatggtgtcagtgcatgtgttaagagagccctttgcaaagagaaactcaaatttgaggaaaaagctaaatttaaaaatgcaagtgcaattttggattggtgtagtgcaactttatccataGGATCAAGCAATAACTTTACAATCAGACATTTCTTCTACCTATTTgatgaggagaatatccttccaagatatgattgtgatataatcaatgggtcagctagatggcattcctttgagagttctaattctaacacatGTTATATGGGCTAGGGAGCTTGCAtggttttgtcaattttgtgttgcaggtgaatgggaagaatgcgagaatacacaatgggttgaagaatggcaacaaaaatccttaacacctagtgagacacaatattaagatgttagaagaaatgaagacccagatcatgcatttgcatcagaagattatgatcatgtttaaaacctcatacaacctagtaatttaattcaattgatctcttgtttatattatttatgtattgtcatataatttattattgtatatgaattataaattctaacaggttttatttctacatgtacttcaTTTTGTTTTCCAGGACATGTGTATGCTATTGTTTcacctaaggataatgatgagcagactGAGTATTGGctatctagatgtgtagaacctaataAAAAGTTGATATgtcatcaagtagatgatgatggttttcagtatccaattgggtctgttgtggtagttggcacatggctacgcaaatacctaagaagaaggaatggcttaccagcttatgaagactaccaatcagaaaagaagattacactactctcatttggtggtggcaaaaacattaaattagaaagatacaaagggagACATTCTAATAAGGTATTATGGACACTTTCAATGGAAGCGCATGatgcaatcatagatgcattgcagaagagagaggatgcagatggtacattaggttgaatcaaatttatgcatgtaagtttgtgttaattgtgtgaactttctatatgtatatatgtcttctttattcttatacatgtagctaattaatttggtgttcaggtgTCAAGTACAACTTTATGTAACATGGATGACATTGAACTTGTGCATTTTACAACGTTTGGCTAATCAAAGTTGTAATACTAGGTGAGTGCAATTCTTTTATTGTTGTTATATGGTAATACAAGATAAGGTCTTAGAATTCAATTTAATTATGATAATTTTTTGTCTGTGTCCTTTTAACATATATATTGTTGTTATATCCATAGGTAAAATGAAATTTTGGTATTGAGATGTCAAGTACAACTTGATGACATGGATGACATAGATACAACTTGGTGATTACATTAGATTGAATAAAATACATTTAACTTTTTGTAGCGTAAATTCAActttacttttaaatatatatttttaatgacatTTGAACATTCTTTTTTTTATTTGGAGGACCCCTAGAAGAACATATGTgcattgatataatttttttttcataaacaacattttattcgtctacttttatcaaataaaTACACTATGCTCATTGGCCCTATGTTCACTAATTGATGATGATAGTTTTTGATGTTGATAGTTATTTTTTCATGTCAATTGATGTAACTTCATTCAATATGAATAAGTtgatgtttgtatatatatatatatatatgtatgtataagtcCTACTCTAATCTAGTTCTCGTAAGATCAATTCATCTTGTCAATTACATGAACAAATAAGTACATAATAATGAATGATAACAAGTCTATGTTATAAGTCCACCATAGTACtcattttaaatattattaaattttaattgtaaaaatGACCCATTCAATTATTTaggatatatattatttttaaattacatTATTTAGGGAACTATTCAACAACTTCATCCTTTCTTTTCATATTCTAATTTTATTGCTCCCAAAAATGTCAATTTTAAAGGCTAATTGTTTCCCATCACTATTTATGCTAAACCAATCTAGATCTAGCATTTAAGATTTTGTGTTCAATGACAAGTTCAAAAGTCATTGGTAATTATtcaaattagattgaaaagaagaatgaaccaattattttttattacatCCACGTCAATAGATACAACATTATCATAGGCATTTACATATATGTGTGCatctttaatttatatgtatattagaaAACAGTTTTGGCTTAATGTCAACAATGTGTCAGGATATTTCTACACATAATAAATTCCCAATAAATAGTTGAGTATTCCTTTTCTCTCACATTTTCAATtatcattttaatatattttaataagttTAGATTTTATATTGCATCGTTTGTTCTATTGTTTTATTATACAAAATTGATGAGCTTTATGTGAACATGCAAGATTTAAAACTACCTATCACATTGTTCTAGGTTAAATTTTTTCTCAACTCATagttaattgaattttattttatttctataaaaCATAACTATTATATTTTCATCAACCTATGCTTCTAGTTAAGATTACAATGTCTTTTCATAATTAGTagttttatctttgatctttaataATGTCATATCATGTGCATGTGCGAGCCTCTAGAATGGAATATGATATTGGAGAATATGTGCATGTCATATAATCTTTGTCTTTAA is a genomic window of Cryptomeria japonica chromosome 7, Sugi_1.0, whole genome shotgun sequence containing:
- the LOC131032609 gene encoding (S)-canadine synthase CYP719A21-like; this translates as MEQTLVVVNYLPAFHFLHNPTVQGTFIFLVAASLISTFVALAFLFSSTKETKWPPSPPRLPLLGNLHQLSKGGNLLSTLTDMAKTYGPVITVWMGPSPLIVLTGQSSIWEALVNQATNFSGRPSPYSRQFTSASFRTMISSPYNEHWTKLRKVLHNNVLSPVHVALQSSSHQEAANKLIKKLEKEMKEKNSVVKPFHSFKMMGMSFMAHLCFGLDFQDEIFLSKLEEFIEEDINLTKDADVFLDSFPPARFFVPSSIRTERKWKSLRADVLRLLVPLIRFARSYREYFKRSAPSSFLNCLLSIDEGEEGEDKSKLSDEEIAFSMYELCLLAVDSTSTAIEWALAYLITNPQVQERAYHEISQAAQEGKGGLFGLEDLRKLPYLQSVVKETLRKESIAPLGVIHQTEKECKVMGITIPAKSAVLFNLHSVSNDPEVWEEPEEFRPERFMRKNEVRMAYLPFGAGRRVCAGMDVASVYVPITLANLLKAFEWGCVKEGSPPDLTRDITNVLMSMKYPLEARITPRPS